The region TTGACCGCGTCCTCGAGGTTGCCGAGGAGGACGTCGACGGTCCCGACCATGTCGGGGACCTTGGCCGCCATCTTCTCGTTGCCCGGGTCGAAGAAGTGGATCGCCCGGCTCGGGCGGGCCGGGATCTCGCGCAGCGGCGCGGGCGCCCCGACGGCCAGGGGGGCGAAGAAGTCCTTGGCGGGTCGTGTCATGGGCGCAAACTACCGCCGCGTAGCGGACCGCGGATATGACGCATGTCTCTCGGATCGTGGTCTCGCTCGAGTCACCGGATATCCGGGGACTCTCACGCTTGTCGGCCGAGATCTCGGCCGACAACCGTGAAACCGGGGTGCGAAGCCCCCTCTCGTCCTTTGGTATTTCCTGTACGACTCTGTGTCGTAGGCCCCCGACGACGAGGAGTCACGATGGAGCTCTACCTGCCGGTGATCGTGCTGTCGCTGATCGCCGGGCTGTTCGCGGTCGGCTCGGTGCTGATGAGCTCGGTCGTGGGACCGCGCCGCTACAACCGGGTCCGGCTCGAGTCCTACGAGTGCGGGATCCAGCCGGTCGACGACCCGGGCCGGGGCAGGCGCACCATCCCGGTGCGCTACTACACGATCGCGATGTCGTTCATCATCTTCGACATCGAGATCATGTTCCTGGTGCCGTGGGCCATCCACTTCGACCAGCTCGGCACGTTCGGCTACCTCGCGGTCGTCCTGTTCGTCCTCAACCTCTCGATCGCCTACGCCTACGAGTGGCGACGCGGCGGCCTCGAGTGGGACTGACCGGGTCGCTCAGCGACCGGTGACCCGGCGCCACCACGGGCGCCGCGGTGCGGCCTCGTCGGCGGCGGCCCTCGCCGCGCGCTGGGCCTCGATCCGGGCCGTACGACGTTCGCGCCAGGCGACGACCTCCGCGTCGACGTCACGGGTCGGGGTCACCACGGGCGGGCCGCCCTGGAGCTGGCGCCGCGCCTCGACGACCCGCTTGTTGAAGTCGTCCAGCTCGCGACGCAGCTCGGTCTCGGCGGTGATCCGGTCGAGCCTCGCCTCCAGCTCGGCGTCCTCCTTGCGCAGCGCGAGCGCGGGCGGGAGGACGGCGATGTTCTCGCGCTCGACGAGCTTCTTGACCCACCAGTCGGGGTCGTGCTCGACGCCGAGGCCCTCGATCGGCTTGCCCTGACCGGGCAGGTCGTCGAAGTCGCCGCGCTCCATCGCCTGGCGCACCTGCAGGTCGACCCAGGTCGCCTGCTGCGCGATCCTGGCCGCGGCTGCCGAGCGGCTGGTCCGGGCATCGCGCTCGGACTCGCGCCGCACCTCCTCGGCGTCGGCCACCTCGAACCCGTCGTCCTTCCGGTCCTGCTCCGGCATGGCGCCAGTTTACGTGGCCGGTCTCGCGGCCATCGGGCGCAGACATCTCGTCCTCGAGGACAGGCACGCGGCACCTGAGGTGGAGGTGCGGACCCGGGTCCGGCGGGGAGCGTGGACGCCATGATCATCCTGCTCTCCGACCCGCGCGTCGGCGCCGTACCCCTGCACGAGTCGGGGGAGGCGCTCGTGCACCTCGACCGCTCCTTCGGCCCGGCGCGGGCACTCGTGCGGGAGGGCCTCGCCCACCGGCTCGCGCAGGCCCAGGGCGCCCTGCCGGCCGGCCTCGCGATCAGGGTGGTCGAGGGCCACCGCGCCGTCGCCGACCAGCAGTCGATCATCGACGCCTACTCCGCCGAGGTGTGCGCGGCGCACCCCGGCATCTCGCCCGCCGACCTCGACGTCCTCACCAGCCGCTTCGTCTCGCCGGTGGCGGTCGCCCCGCACGTCGCCGGCGCGGCGGTCGACCTGACGCTGGTCGACGTGACGGGCGAGGAGCTCGACATGGGTACGCCGATCGACGCGACCCCCGAGCAGTCCGACGGTGCCTGCTACTTCGCCGCGGCCGGCATCAGCGCCGACGCCCGCGCGCACCGCGACCTGCTCGCGGAGGTCCTCGGGGGCGCCGGGCTGGTGAACTACCCGACCGAGTGGTGGCACTGGAGCTTCGGCGACCGCTACTGGGCGCTCGTCACCGGTGCCGACGCGGCGCTCCACGGTCCCGTCGACACCGCCGCGGTGGCGGCATGAACACCCCACTGCGTTCTTCTCCTCCGCTCCGCTCCCCCGAACAACGCCGCGGGGACCCCAACTGCAGTGCGCTCGCCGTGGTGCCGAGCGCCGGCACGACCCACGGCCCGCGCCTCGAGGTCGACCTCTCCGCCATCGCTGC is a window of Nocardioides oleivorans DNA encoding:
- a CDS encoding NADH-quinone oxidoreductase subunit A, with translation MELYLPVIVLSLIAGLFAVGSVLMSSVVGPRRYNRVRLESYECGIQPVDDPGRGRRTIPVRYYTIAMSFIIFDIEIMFLVPWAIHFDQLGTFGYLAVVLFVLNLSIAYAYEWRRGGLEWD
- a CDS encoding DUF1992 domain-containing protein — encoded protein: MPEQDRKDDGFEVADAEEVRRESERDARTSRSAAAARIAQQATWVDLQVRQAMERGDFDDLPGQGKPIEGLGVEHDPDWWVKKLVERENIAVLPPALALRKEDAELEARLDRITAETELRRELDDFNKRVVEARRQLQGGPPVVTPTRDVDAEVVAWRERRTARIEAQRAARAAADEAAPRRPWWRRVTGR
- a CDS encoding M15 family metallopeptidase — its product is MIILLSDPRVGAVPLHESGEALVHLDRSFGPARALVREGLAHRLAQAQGALPAGLAIRVVEGHRAVADQQSIIDAYSAEVCAAHPGISPADLDVLTSRFVSPVAVAPHVAGAAVDLTLVDVTGEELDMGTPIDATPEQSDGACYFAAAGISADARAHRDLLAEVLGGAGLVNYPTEWWHWSFGDRYWALVTGADAALHGPVDTAAVAA